A genomic region of Sarcophilus harrisii chromosome 6, mSarHar1.11, whole genome shotgun sequence contains the following coding sequences:
- the LOC100933760 gene encoding olfactory receptor 480-like: MSANNCTAVTEFILLGLTDDPTLRIILFLIFLGVYTVTLVGNLTLIILIRINSQLHTPMYLFLSHLAFVDIEISSSITPLMLMNYLKDITLITLPGCMIQLCWGATFGTAECFLLAVMAYDRYMAICNPLLYSINMTSKVCTLLLITSYVGGSVNAWFFIGCLLNRSFCGDNKINHFFCDYSPLLKLSFSEDNLAEILPPTSAALVLMITVFIIMISYVYILFSVLKINSTEGRSKAFSTCTSHLTAVILYYGTLTLIYAMPKSSYSSDENKVISVFYSVLIPMLNPLIYSLRNNEVKGALRTMMSRKDFFS, from the coding sequence ATGTCGGCCAATAACTGCACTGCTGTGACTGAATTCATTCTTTTGGGGTTAACAGATGATCCAACCCTTCGTATCATTCTCTTTTTGATATTCCTGGGTGTCTATACAGTCACATTAGTTGGTAACCTTACCTtaattatattgatcagaattaACTCCCAACTTCACACTCCAATGTACCTTTTCCTCAGTCACTTGGCTTTTGTGGATAttgaaatttcctcatctatcacaCCTCTCATGCTCATGAATTACCTCAAGGACATAACCTTAATCACTCTGCCAGGGTGTATGATCCAATTGTGCTGGGGAGCCACCTTTGGGACAGCTGAGTGCTTCCTACTGGCTGTGATGGCCTATGATCGGTATATGGCTATCTGTAATCCCCTACTCTACTCCATTAATATGACTTCTAAGGTCTGTACTCTATTACTCATCACATCCTATGTGGGTGGTTCTGTGAATGCTTGGTTCTTTATTGGTTGTTTATTGAATCGGTCCTTCTGTGGAGACAATAAAATCAATCACTTTTTTTGTGATTATTCACCACTTTTGAAactttccttctctgaagataATCTTGCTGAAATTCTTCCTCCTACCTCTGCTGCATTAGTACTTATGATCACAGTATTCATTATCATGATTTCTTATGTGTACATCCTCTTTTCTGTCTTGAAGATAAACTCTACTGAGGGGAGATCCAAAGCTTTCTCAACTTGTACTTCTCATCTCACAGCAGTCATTCTATATTATGGAACCCTTACTTTAATTTATGCGATGCCTAAGTCTAGCTATTCATCAGatgaaaataaagtgatttcTGTTTTCTACAGTGTATTGATCCCCATGTTGAACCCCCTAATCTACAGTTTAAGGAACAATGAAGTAAAAGGAGCCCTAAGGACAATGATGagtaggaaagattttttttcatga
- the LOC100934026 gene encoding olfactory receptor 5P3-like has protein sequence MSSNNCTAVTEFTILGLTEDSTLCVILFVIFFSVYTVTLVSNLSIIILIRNSSQLHTPMYLFLSNLAFIDTAYSSSVTPVMLKNFLVDKITIPFQGCVAQMCCGATFGTAECFLLAVMAYDRYVAICNPLLYSTNMSTRVCFLLLITSYLGSCINSSIAVGCLLIRSFCGPNKINHFFCDYSPLLKLSYTQSNFTEILPAASSGLVVVITVSIIVISYVYVLFSVLKISSSEGRSKAFSTCTSHLTAVTLFYGTATFIYIMPNSSYTTDENKVVSVFYIVIIPMLNPLIYSLRNNEIKGALKKLMNLCKEVFFKFLCFKNRRDKTKSCYHAIQPYVPFHDQEVYDPYFLILN, from the exons ATGTCTAGCAATAACTGCACTGCTGTGACTGAATTCACTATTTTGGGCTTAACAGAGGATTCAACCCTTTGTGTCAttctctttgtaatattttttagtGTCTATACTGTCACCTTAGTCAGTAACCTTAGCATAATCATATTGATCAGAAATAGCTCCCAACTTCACACTCCAATGTACCTTTTCCTCAGCAATTTGGCTTTTATAGATACTGCATATTCCTCCTCTGTCACACCTGTTATGCTCAAGAACTTCCTCGTGGACAAAATCACAATCCCTTTTCAAGGGTGTGTGGCCCAAATGTGTTGCGGAGCCACCTTTGGGACAGCTGAGTGCTTCCTGCTGGCTGTGATGGCCTATGATCGGTATGTGGCCATTTGTAACCCCCTACTCTATTCCACAAACATGTCTACTAGGGTTTGCTTTCTTTTACTCATCACATCTTACCTGGGAAGTTGTATAAATTCTTCAATCGCTGTTGGTTGCTTATTGATTCGGTCCTTCTGTGGACCCAATAAGATCAATCATTTTTTCTGTGACTATTCCCCACTTTTGAAGCTTTCCTACACCCAAAGTAATTTCACAGAAATTCTTCCTGCTGCTTCTTCTGGGTTAGTTGTTGTGATCACAGTGTCCATTATTGTAATCTCTTATGTCTACGTCCTCTTTTCTGTCTTGAAGATAAGCTCCAGTGAAGGGAGATCCAAAGCTTTCTCAACTTGCACCTCTCACCTCACAGCAGTCACTCTGTTCTATGGAACCGCtacattcatttatataatgcctaacTCCAGCTACACAACTGATGAGAACAAAGTAGTTTCTGTTTTCTACATTGTAATCATCCCTATGTTGAACCCCCTGATCTATAGTTTAAGGAACAATGAAATAAAAGGGGCCCTGAAAAAGCTAATGA ATCTTTGTAAGGAAGTCTTTTTCAAGTTTCTCTGTTTCAAAAACAGAAGGGACAAGACTAAATCATGTTATCATGCTATACAACCTTATGTTCCTTTTCATGACCAGGAAGTCTATGATCCTTATTTTCTGATCCTCAACTGA
- the LOC100918493 gene encoding olfactory receptor 491-like — protein sequence MSGNNCTAVTEFIILGLTDDPTLCVILFVMFLGVYAVTLIGNLSIIILIRKSSQLHTPMYLFLSHLAFVDIGYSSSVTPVMLINFLADKTLIPLGSCVAQMCSTATFGTTECFLLAVMAYDRYVAICNPLLYSTHMSTKICTLLLIISYMGGSVNAWIFTFFVLNRSFCGTNMINHFFCDYAPLLKLSNYQDDLADILPSASAGSVIMITVLIIVISYMYILLSVLKISSTEGRSKAFSTCTSHLTAVTLFYGTSTFVYVLPKSSYSSDENKVVSVFYTVMIPMLNPLIYSLRNNEVKGALRKLMSRKHLFFINSTQYNK from the coding sequence ATGTCTGGCAATAACTGCACTGCTGTGACTGAATTCATTATTTTGGGGTTAACTGATGATCCAACCCTTTGTGTCATCCTTTTTGTAATGTTTCTGGGTGTCTATGCTGTCACATTAATTGGTAATCTTAGCATAATCATATTGATCAGAAAGAGCTCCCAACTTCACACTCCAATGTATCTTTTTCTCAGCCACTTGGCTTTTGTGGATATTGGATATTCTTCATCTGTCACTCCTGTTATGCTCATCAACTTCCTTGCAGATAAGACTTTGATACCTCTGGGAAGCTGTGTGGCCCAAATGTGTTCTACAGCCACCTTTGGAACCACTGAGTGTTTCCTGCTGGCTGTGATGGCCTATGATCGATATGTGGCCATTTGCAACCCCCTACTCTACTCCACCCACATGTCTACTAAGATCTGTACTCTGTTACTCATCATATCCTATATGGGTGGTTCTGTGAATGCttggattttcacttttttcgtACTTAATCGGTCTTTCTGTGGAACCAATATGATCAATCATTTTTTTTGTGATTATGCACcacttttaaaactttctaaCTATCAAGATGATCTTGCTGACATTCTTCCTTCTGCCTCTGCTGGGTCAGTAATTATGATCACAGTATTAATTATTGTGATTTCTTACATGTATATCCTTTTGTCTGTCCTGAAGATAAGCTCCACTGAAGGAAGATCCAAAGCTTTCTCAACTTGCACTTCCCACCTCACAGCAGTCACTCTGTTCTATGGGACCAGTACATTCGTTTATGTGCTGCCTAAGTCCAGCTACTCATCAGATGAGAATAAAGTGGTATCTGTTTTTTACACAGTAATGATCCCCATGTTGAACCCCCTGATCTACAGTCTAAGGAACAATGAAGTAAAAGGGGCTCTAAGAAAACTAATGAGTAGGAaacatctttttttcataaattcaactCAATACaacaaataa